A single Iodidimonas sp. SYSU 1G8 DNA region contains:
- the miaA gene encoding tRNA (adenosine(37)-N6)-dimethylallyltransferase MiaA: protein MTPETRPQVILIAGPTASGKSALALVLADRLGGEIVNADSMQIYRELPLLSAAPTAAEQAMVPHHLYGIAGVGEAFSVARWQAEAARVLGEIRGRGAVPIVVGGTGLYFRALLRGLSEVPAIDEQVRRAVRDMVMADGAEAAHARLAVEDPVMAARLNPADAQRIARALEVVRGSGRSLAVWQEAQTDGPLAATDRAGLVAKLALLPPRDWLYDRCDRRFDLMMAAGALEEVRALPPADPDLPALKALGIPQLRAALAGEVSLERAVALAKTATRQYAKRQMTWFRNQCADWCVTDEKQTERIIANDFPKIITIGLTR, encoded by the coding sequence ATGACACCCGAGACGCGGCCTCAAGTTATTCTCATTGCCGGGCCAACCGCAAGTGGCAAATCGGCGCTCGCGCTGGTCCTCGCGGACCGGCTCGGCGGCGAAATCGTCAATGCGGACAGCATGCAAATCTATCGCGAGTTGCCCTTGCTCAGCGCCGCCCCCACGGCCGCCGAGCAGGCGATGGTGCCGCATCATCTCTATGGTATCGCGGGGGTAGGCGAGGCCTTTTCCGTCGCGCGCTGGCAGGCCGAAGCGGCGCGGGTGCTGGGCGAGATTCGCGGCCGCGGCGCCGTTCCCATCGTGGTCGGCGGCACCGGGCTGTATTTCCGGGCGCTCCTGCGCGGCCTCTCCGAGGTGCCGGCGATCGACGAACAGGTCCGTCGTGCCGTTCGGGACATGGTCATGGCCGACGGCGCGGAAGCCGCGCATGCACGGCTCGCCGTCGAGGATCCGGTGATGGCCGCGCGGCTGAATCCAGCGGACGCGCAGCGCATTGCCCGGGCCCTCGAGGTCGTGCGCGGATCAGGCCGGTCTCTCGCGGTCTGGCAGGAAGCCCAGACGGACGGGCCGCTGGCGGCAACCGATCGCGCCGGTCTGGTGGCCAAGCTGGCGCTGCTGCCGCCGCGTGACTGGCTCTATGACCGCTGTGATCGCCGCTTCGACCTGATGATGGCCGCCGGCGCGCTGGAAGAGGTCCGTGCGTTGCCGCCCGCCGATCCGGATCTCCCCGCGTTGAAAGCGCTGGGAATCCCGCAGTTGCGTGCGGCGCTCGCGGGCGAGGTGTCCCTCGAGAGGGCCGTCGCGCTCGCCAAGACGGCGACGCGTCAGTACGCGAAGCGCCAAATGACGTGGTTCAGGAACCAGTGCGCTGACTGGTGCGTCACGGATGAGAAACAAACGGAAAGAATTATCGCCAATGACTTTCCGAAAATTATCACAATCGGCTTGACGAGGTAA
- a CDS encoding acetolactate synthase 3 large subunit, whose amino-acid sequence MPPEALGTTMTGADMIIRALKEQGVDTIFGYPGGAVLPIYDALFKQNHIRHILVRHEQGAVHAAEGYARSTGKPGVVLVTSGPGATNAVTGLVDALMDSIPVICLCGQVPTHLIGSDAFQEADTVGITRPATKHNYLVKRVDDIGPVIHEAFYVATNGRPGPVVVDLPKDIQVESGTYSGSPKTKHRSYQPQVKGDLKAIKEAVALIASAKRPVFYTGGGVINSGPNASQLLREFVRMTGFPITSTLMGLGSYPASDKQWLGMLGMHGTYEANLAMHDCDVMINIGARFDDRITGRLNAFSPHSKKIHVDIDRSSINKNVHVDIAIVGDAGHVLEDMIKVWKADVHRADKGALDAWWSQIDEWRAIDCLKYEPSQDVIMPQYALQRLHALTQHRKPFITTEVGQHQMWAAQFIGFDEPNHWMTSGGLGTMGYGLPAAVGVQIAHPDALVIDVAGEASTMMNIQEFSTAVQHKAPIKVFILNNEYMGMVRQWQQISYEGRYSHSYSDSLPDFVKLAEAMHGVGLRATTPDELDGVIEEMMAIDRPVIVDCQVAKLENCFPMVPSGAAHNEILLTAKDAGLERSDDLALV is encoded by the coding sequence ATGCCGCCGGAAGCACTTGGCACCACGATGACCGGCGCGGATATGATCATCCGCGCGCTCAAGGAACAGGGCGTCGACACCATCTTCGGGTATCCCGGCGGCGCCGTGCTGCCGATCTATGACGCGCTCTTCAAGCAGAATCACATCCGGCACATCCTGGTGCGGCACGAACAGGGCGCGGTCCACGCGGCCGAAGGCTATGCCCGCTCGACCGGCAAGCCCGGCGTCGTGCTGGTCACGTCCGGTCCGGGCGCGACCAATGCGGTCACCGGCCTGGTCGACGCGCTGATGGATTCGATCCCGGTCATCTGTCTGTGTGGCCAGGTGCCGACCCACCTGATCGGCAGCGATGCCTTCCAGGAAGCCGACACGGTCGGCATCACGCGCCCGGCGACCAAGCACAATTATCTGGTCAAGCGCGTCGATGACATCGGCCCGGTGATCCACGAGGCGTTCTACGTCGCGACCAATGGTCGTCCCGGTCCCGTCGTCGTCGACCTGCCGAAGGATATCCAGGTCGAGAGCGGCACCTATTCCGGCTCGCCCAAGACCAAGCACCGCAGCTATCAGCCGCAAGTGAAGGGCGACCTCAAGGCCATCAAGGAGGCGGTTGCCCTGATCGCCTCGGCCAAGCGGCCCGTCTTCTATACCGGCGGCGGCGTCATCAATTCCGGCCCGAACGCGTCGCAGCTGCTGCGCGAATTCGTGCGCATGACCGGCTTCCCGATTACCAGCACGCTGATGGGGCTGGGCTCGTACCCGGCCAGCGACAAACAGTGGCTGGGCATGCTCGGCATGCACGGCACCTACGAAGCCAATCTGGCCATGCATGATTGCGACGTCATGATCAATATCGGCGCCCGCTTCGACGACCGGATCACCGGCCGGCTGAATGCGTTCTCGCCCCATTCGAAGAAGATCCACGTCGATATCGACCGCTCCAGCATCAACAAGAACGTCCATGTGGACATCGCCATCGTCGGTGATGCCGGTCACGTTCTCGAAGACATGATCAAGGTGTGGAAGGCCGACGTGCACCGCGCCGACAAGGGAGCGCTGGATGCGTGGTGGTCGCAGATCGACGAATGGCGTGCGATCGATTGTTTGAAATACGAGCCGAGCCAGGACGTGATCATGCCGCAGTACGCGCTGCAGCGGCTGCACGCGCTGACCCAGCACCGCAAGCCATTCATCACCACCGAAGTGGGCCAGCACCAGATGTGGGCGGCTCAGTTCATCGGTTTCGACGAGCCGAACCATTGGATGACGTCCGGCGGTCTCGGCACCATGGGCTACGGCCTGCCGGCGGCGGTTGGCGTGCAAATTGCTCATCCCGACGCACTGGTCATTGACGTGGCGGGCGAAGCGTCGACCATGATGAACATTCAGGAATTCAGCACGGCGGTTCAGCATAAGGCGCCGATCAAGGTGTTCATCCTCAACAATGAATACATGGGCATGGTGCGCCAGTGGCAGCAGATCAGCTACGAGGGCCGCTACTCCCATTCCTATTCGGACTCGCTGCCTGACTTCGTGAAGCTGGCGGAGGCGATGCACGGCGTTGGCCTGCGCGCCACCACGCCGGATGAGCTGGACGGTGTCATCGAGGAAATGATGGCGATCGACCGGCCCGTCATCGTCGATTGTCAGGTGGCGAAGCTGGAGAACTGCTTCCCCATGGTGCCGTCGGGCGCCGCGCATAACGAGATCCTGCTGACTGCCAAGGACGCCGGTCTCGAGCGCAGCGACGATCTGGCGCTGGTCTAG
- the ilvN gene encoding acetolactate synthase small subunit produces MRPQLPIERHTMAVLVDNEAGVLARVIGLFSGRGYNIESLTVAEVNHAEGLSRITVVTRGTPPVIEQIKAQLERLIPVHKVSDLTVEGPSVERELALVKVAATGDHRVESLRLADAFRARVLDTTTDSFTFEITGSSEKIDAFVDLMKPLGLVDVSRTGVVAIRRGASGM; encoded by the coding sequence ATGCGCCCGCAACTTCCGATCGAACGGCACACCATGGCCGTGCTCGTCGACAACGAGGCCGGTGTTCTCGCCCGTGTCATCGGCCTGTTCTCCGGCCGGGGCTACAATATCGAGAGCCTGACCGTGGCCGAGGTCAACCATGCCGAAGGCCTGTCGCGCATCACCGTGGTGACGCGCGGCACGCCGCCGGTGATCGAGCAGATCAAGGCCCAGCTCGAGCGCCTGATCCCGGTCCACAAGGTGTCGGACCTGACCGTCGAGGGACCGTCCGTCGAACGCGAGCTGGCCCTGGTCAAGGTCGCGGCCACCGGCGACCACCGCGTGGAGAGCCTGCGGCTCGCCGACGCTTTCCGCGCCCGGGTGCTGGACACGACGACGGACTCGTTCACCTTCGAGATCACCGGCAGTTCCGAGAAGATCGATGCGTTCGTCGACCTGATGAAGCCGCTGGGACTGGTCGATGTCTCCCGGACCGGTGTCGTCGCCATCCGGCGCGGCGCCAGCGGCATGTAA
- the ilvC gene encoding ketol-acid reductoisomerase, whose amino-acid sequence MRVYYDRDADVNLIKTKKVVIVGYGSQGHAHALNLRDSGVKEVAVALRPGSATAKKAENEGLQVMSPADAAKWADVVMVLTPDENQAALYADDLAANMKQGAALLFAHGLNIHFRLIEPRPDLDVLMVAPKGPGHTVRSEYQRGGGVPCLVAVHQNPSGNALDIGLSYASAIGGGRAGVIETNFREECETDLFGEQAVLCGGLSQLIMAGFETLTEAGYAPEMAYFECLHEVKLIVDLMYEGGIANMRYSISNTAEYGDYVTGPRIITDETKAEMKRVLKDIQDGRFVRDFVLENKAGYPSFKAIRANQARHPIEEVGEKLRSMMPWIAKNKLVDKARN is encoded by the coding sequence ATGCGGGTGTACTACGACCGCGACGCGGATGTGAATCTCATCAAGACCAAGAAGGTCGTCATTGTCGGTTACGGCAGCCAGGGTCATGCCCACGCGCTTAACCTGCGCGACAGCGGCGTGAAGGAAGTTGCCGTGGCCCTGCGTCCCGGTTCGGCGACCGCCAAGAAGGCCGAGAATGAAGGCCTGCAGGTGATGAGCCCGGCCGACGCCGCCAAGTGGGCCGATGTGGTCATGGTGCTGACGCCGGATGAGAACCAGGCCGCGCTCTATGCCGACGATCTGGCCGCCAACATGAAGCAGGGCGCCGCGCTGCTGTTCGCGCACGGCCTGAACATCCATTTCCGCCTGATCGAGCCCCGTCCCGACCTGGACGTGCTGATGGTCGCGCCGAAGGGCCCGGGCCACACGGTCCGTTCCGAATACCAGCGTGGCGGCGGCGTGCCCTGCCTCGTGGCCGTGCATCAGAATCCGTCGGGCAACGCGCTCGACATCGGCCTGTCCTATGCCAGCGCTATCGGCGGTGGCCGCGCCGGCGTGATCGAGACCAATTTCCGCGAGGAATGCGAGACCGATCTGTTCGGCGAGCAGGCGGTGCTCTGCGGCGGCCTGTCGCAGCTGATCATGGCTGGTTTCGAGACGCTGACCGAGGCCGGCTATGCGCCGGAAATGGCGTATTTCGAGTGCCTGCACGAAGTGAAGCTGATCGTCGACCTGATGTATGAGGGCGGCATCGCCAACATGCGTTACTCGATCTCGAACACCGCTGAATATGGCGATTACGTCACCGGCCCGCGCATCATCACCGACGAGACGAAGGCCGAGATGAAGCGCGTCCTGAAGGACATCCAGGACGGTCGCTTCGTGCGCGACTTCGTGCTCGAAAACAAGGCCGGCTATCCCAGCTTCAAGGCTATCCGCGCCAACCAGGCCCGTCACCCCATCGAGGAAGTCGGCGAGAAGCTGCGTTCCATGATGCCCTGGATCGCCAAGAACAAGCTGGTCGACAAGGCTCGCAACTAA
- a CDS encoding class I adenylate-forming enzyme family protein has protein sequence MMSQREIQTAAELFERAARLWPDNDAVIFTDRRCTYAELRRAAMVRARSLAALGVGRGDHVGLLMPNSLDFVEMVYAVALLGAVLVPLNTRYKAHELRYVVENADISVLVTSDALKPHVDFAALLRAALPGLAGKDDPLNLHPDEAPRLRSIVLFGAEAPEGFIGRETFEGASRDIALPVPVDPAETGIIMYTSGTTANPKGCMVPHHALVGSAVDLWRYRYSLGPDDRMWDPLPAFHISFLLPWMCVVHGGGAMISQLHFDAGEALRLIEEERATWIWPSFEAICADLMNHPDFARRDLTAVRRITAVGGKGLLTRFQAAFPGAVQTAAYGLSESCGIVCAGMPEDSLEDRLTTNGKALPGVELRIIDRDTGEALGPNRQGEMLIRSDAIFSGYYKDPVKTAETLKEGWLHTGDLCSLDDDGRVRFHGRVKDMLKVGGENVAAVEIESFLAGHPGVKLAQVIGVPDDRLGEVPAAFVELVPGAALAPSELVAYCRGQIASYKIPRYVQLVEHWPMSATKVSKRELSALPLGERLI, from the coding sequence ATGATGTCGCAGCGAGAGATCCAGACCGCCGCCGAACTGTTCGAACGGGCGGCGCGGCTTTGGCCGGACAATGACGCGGTGATTTTCACGGATCGCCGCTGTACCTACGCCGAGCTGCGACGTGCAGCGATGGTCAGGGCCCGCAGCTTGGCGGCGCTGGGCGTCGGTCGAGGCGATCACGTCGGCCTGCTCATGCCCAACAGTCTCGACTTCGTCGAGATGGTCTACGCCGTCGCGCTGCTCGGAGCGGTGCTGGTGCCCCTGAACACGCGCTACAAGGCGCATGAGCTGCGCTATGTGGTCGAGAACGCCGACATTTCGGTGCTGGTCACGTCGGACGCCCTGAAACCGCATGTGGATTTCGCCGCGCTGCTGCGGGCGGCCTTGCCGGGGTTGGCGGGGAAGGACGATCCGCTGAACCTGCACCCCGACGAGGCGCCGCGATTGCGGTCCATCGTGCTGTTCGGGGCGGAGGCGCCGGAGGGTTTTATCGGCCGCGAGACCTTCGAGGGCGCGAGCCGGGACATCGCGCTGCCGGTGCCGGTCGATCCGGCGGAGACAGGCATCATCATGTACACGTCGGGCACGACGGCCAATCCGAAGGGCTGCATGGTGCCGCATCACGCGCTGGTCGGCAGCGCGGTGGATCTGTGGCGCTACCGGTATTCGCTGGGGCCGGACGACCGCATGTGGGATCCGCTGCCGGCGTTCCATATCTCGTTCCTGCTGCCGTGGATGTGCGTCGTGCACGGCGGCGGTGCCATGATTTCCCAGTTGCACTTCGACGCGGGCGAGGCGCTCCGGCTGATCGAGGAGGAACGGGCGACCTGGATCTGGCCCAGCTTCGAGGCGATCTGCGCCGACCTGATGAACCATCCGGATTTCGCGCGGCGCGATTTGACCGCGGTGCGGCGCATTACCGCCGTCGGCGGCAAGGGCCTGCTGACGCGTTTCCAGGCCGCGTTTCCCGGCGCGGTACAGACGGCGGCCTATGGTTTGTCGGAATCCTGCGGCATCGTCTGCGCGGGGATGCCGGAGGACAGTCTTGAGGATCGGCTGACCACCAACGGCAAGGCGCTGCCGGGTGTGGAACTGCGGATCATCGACCGGGACACGGGCGAGGCGCTGGGGCCGAACCGGCAGGGTGAAATGCTGATCCGGTCGGATGCGATCTTCTCGGGCTATTACAAGGACCCGGTCAAGACCGCCGAGACCCTCAAGGAGGGCTGGCTGCACACCGGCGATCTCTGTTCGCTGGACGACGACGGGCGGGTCCGTTTCCATGGCCGGGTGAAGGACATGCTCAAGGTGGGCGGCGAGAACGTGGCCGCGGTGGAGATCGAGAGTTTTCTGGCGGGCCATCCGGGGGTGAAGCTGGCCCAGGTGATCGGCGTGCCCGACGACCGTCTGGGCGAGGTGCCCGCCGCCTTCGTCGAGCTGGTGCCGGGCGCGGCGCTCGCGCCTTCCGAACTGGTCGCCTACTGCAGGGGACAGATCGCCAGCTACAAGATTCCCCGTTACGTCCAGCTCGTCGAACACTGGCCCATGTCCGCCACCAAGGTCAGCAAACGCGAACTCTCGGCCCTGCCGCTCGGCGAACGGCTGATCTAA
- a CDS encoding rod shape-determining protein, whose amino-acid sequence MFSRLLGLFSNDMAIDLGTANTLVYVKGRGIVLNEPSVVAILDPHGRKQVLAVGNEAKAMLGRTPGNIAAIRPLRDGVIADFEVAEEMIKHFIRKVHNHRSFASPQVVICVPSGSTPVERRAIQESAEAAGARRVFLIEEPMAAAIGAGLPVTEPTGSMVVDIGGGTTEVAVISLGGIVYARSVRVGGDKMDEAIIAYIRRNHNLLIGESSAERIKKEIGTARPPANGIGAEIQLKGRDLMHGVPKEIIINQVQVAEALAEPVAAIVDAVKVALEHTAPELAADIVDRGIVLTGGGGLLADLDQVIRDATGLPVTRAEDPLSCVALGTGKSLEDNLLQAVLLRGY is encoded by the coding sequence ATGTTCTCACGTCTGCTTGGCCTGTTTTCCAATGACATGGCCATCGATCTCGGCACGGCAAACACCCTGGTCTATGTGAAGGGACGCGGCATCGTGCTCAACGAGCCGTCCGTCGTCGCCATCCTCGATCCCCACGGCCGCAAGCAGGTGCTGGCGGTCGGCAACGAGGCTAAGGCCATGCTCGGCCGCACGCCCGGCAACATCGCGGCCATCCGGCCCCTGCGGGACGGCGTGATCGCCGATTTCGAGGTCGCCGAGGAAATGATCAAGCATTTCATCCGCAAGGTGCACAACCACCGCTCGTTCGCCAGCCCGCAGGTCGTGATCTGCGTGCCGTCGGGCTCGACGCCGGTGGAGCGCCGCGCCATCCAGGAATCGGCCGAGGCCGCGGGCGCGCGCCGGGTTTTCCTGATCGAGGAGCCCATGGCCGCCGCCATCGGCGCCGGCCTGCCCGTGACCGAGCCGACCGGCTCCATGGTCGTCGACATCGGCGGCGGCACCACTGAAGTGGCGGTGATCTCGCTGGGCGGCATCGTCTATGCGCGTTCGGTTCGCGTCGGCGGCGACAAGATGGACGAGGCGATCATCGCCTACATCCGCCGCAATCATAATCTGCTGATCGGTGAATCGAGCGCCGAGCGCATCAAGAAGGAAATCGGCACCGCGCGTCCGCCGGCCAATGGCATCGGCGCCGAAATCCAGCTCAAGGGCCGCGACCTGATGCATGGCGTGCCCAAGGAGATCATCATCAATCAGGTCCAGGTCGCCGAGGCGCTGGCCGAGCCGGTCGCGGCCATCGTCGACGCCGTCAAGGTGGCGCTGGAACATACGGCGCCCGAGTTGGCCGCCGACATCGTCGACCGCGGCATCGTGCTGACGGGCGGCGGCGGTCTGCTCGCCGATCTGGATCAGGTGATCCGGGACGCGACGGGGCTGCCGGTGACCCGCGCCGAGGACCCGTTGTCCTGCGTGGCCTTGGGAACAGGGAAGTCGCTGGAGGACAACCTGTTGCAAGCGGTCCTGCTGCGGGGTTATTGA
- the mreC gene encoding rod shape-determining protein MreC: protein MRRSIGRAVRITNPERGLAHRASFAIFVAASLGLLIFSKVYPTLTEEVQGVLVDVAAPVVDVLGEPVTAFRHFGSRVADTLDGADRVERLRAENERLKRWRDVAMRLDGENAQLRSLLKVSEEARIPAVTTRVVSDPGGPFVRAIILDAGAGKGIGKFQPVTDQSGVVGRIVTVGRQSARALLLTDLNSRVPVFIRRTGDRAILVGDNSDRPKLAYLPMESSARIGDEVLTSGDGGIFPARMPVGVVDFVDGGLVRVKLAADLSRLDFVNVLAYEPVEKPEESPVAGPLEPPPGGPSVAREQPAEPAAVPPPVSPAAPASNAPATPPVDEGGT, encoded by the coding sequence GTGAGACGGTCCATCGGCCGTGCGGTGCGCATCACGAATCCGGAGCGCGGTCTCGCGCATCGGGCCTCGTTCGCCATCTTCGTGGCGGCCTCCCTTGGTCTGCTCATCTTCAGCAAGGTCTATCCCACCCTCACGGAAGAGGTTCAGGGCGTTCTGGTCGACGTGGCCGCGCCCGTGGTCGACGTACTGGGCGAGCCGGTCACCGCCTTTCGTCATTTCGGCTCCCGGGTCGCGGATACGCTGGACGGCGCCGATCGGGTGGAAAGACTGCGCGCTGAGAACGAACGTCTGAAGCGCTGGCGGGACGTCGCCATGCGCCTGGACGGCGAGAACGCCCAGTTGCGCTCGCTGCTCAAAGTCAGCGAGGAAGCGCGAATTCCGGCCGTGACCACCCGTGTCGTCAGCGATCCGGGGGGGCCTTTCGTTCGTGCCATCATCCTCGATGCGGGCGCCGGCAAGGGCATCGGCAAGTTCCAGCCGGTGACGGACCAGTCCGGCGTGGTCGGCCGCATCGTGACCGTCGGCCGCCAGTCGGCGCGGGCGCTGCTGCTGACCGACCTGAACAGCCGGGTGCCGGTCTTCATCCGCCGCACCGGCGACCGGGCCATCCTCGTTGGCGACAACAGCGATCGGCCCAAGCTGGCCTATCTGCCCATGGAGTCCTCGGCTCGAATCGGCGACGAGGTTCTGACGTCCGGAGATGGCGGCATCTTTCCGGCACGCATGCCGGTGGGCGTGGTCGATTTCGTAGATGGCGGCCTGGTCCGGGTCAAGTTGGCCGCCGATCTCTCGCGGCTGGATTTCGTCAACGTGCTGGCCTACGAGCCGGTGGAGAAGCCGGAGGAGAGTCCGGTCGCGGGTCCGCTGGAGCCGCCACCGGGCGGACCGTCGGTTGCCCGGGAGCAGCCGGCTGAACCGGCGGCGGTCCCGCCGCCCGTATCGCCTGCCGCGCCCGCCAGCAACGCGCCCGCCACGCCGCCGGTCGACGAGGGAGGCACCTGA
- the mreD gene encoding rod shape-determining protein MreD gives MATAIYRAVIAVRLAVPSLLGIMLAVLSFVPYGSPELSIIMPSLTLPLVYYWSLYRPEAMPVYAAFVIGLWQDILIGGPLGLMALLLVVTRGAIENQRQILLTQPFAVGWLGFAIISAALTALAWGLAGLWWDHSFAPMPFFVHWGLGTAAYVPLAIGFRKLDQLLYEQV, from the coding sequence ATGGCAACAGCGATCTACCGCGCCGTCATCGCGGTTCGCCTTGCGGTGCCGTCCCTGCTGGGCATCATGCTGGCCGTGCTGTCGTTCGTGCCTTATGGCTCGCCCGAGCTCAGCATCATCATGCCGTCGCTGACATTGCCGCTGGTCTATTACTGGTCGCTCTACCGTCCCGAGGCGATGCCTGTCTACGCGGCGTTCGTCATCGGCCTGTGGCAGGACATTCTGATCGGCGGGCCGCTGGGACTGATGGCGCTGCTCCTGGTGGTGACACGCGGCGCCATCGAGAACCAGCGCCAGATACTGCTGACACAGCCCTTCGCGGTCGGCTGGCTCGGCTTCGCCATCATCTCGGCCGCGCTGACCGCGCTGGCATGGGGCCTTGCGGGATTGTGGTGGGACCACAGCTTCGCGCCGATGCCGTTCTTCGTGCACTGGGGCCTGGGTACGGCGGCCTATGTGCCGCTGGCCATCGGGTTCCGCAAGCTCGACCAGCTTTTGTACGAGCAGGTCTAG
- the mrdA gene encoding penicillin-binding protein 2 — MDIKGERYRKLTRRALILGGAQLLGVGALVGRMVHLQILKADEYKMLAEENRIDLRLISPLRGRILDRHGHEMANNQLNYRVSVIPEQTNDFKDTLARLSDVIAMPPEKVEAVIRQAARSRRFLPLTVSDNLSWEEFARVNSIVPELPGVQPDAGRSRFYPYPAEFALLVGYVGQVTDEDLKKLPNDPLYMLPDFRIGKRGLEAYHEKRLRGVAGLRRVEVNALGREVRELSREDGVAGKDLVTTIDADIQRFAMQRMGEESAAAVVMNIHSGEVLAMASAPGYDPNDFNFGIKTSTWKALLKDPRKPLLNKAVQGQFPPGSTFKPVVVMAALEAGAIDANTKVFCPGHMNFGGRKFHCWKKGGHGTVDMISAVEQSCDVFFYEIARRIGVDTIADMANRFGLGHRHGIEIDHEAAGLVPTRAWKATRRRDRKWHDGETLSVSIGQGYMLSTPLQLAVMTSRIANGGYAVTPTLVKDKAKSGPAAVNFPSVGVASEIVKAGQHGMIAVVEGGRGTARIARIREWPRGLAGKTGTSQVRVITAAQRAGGVPKNESRPWEERDHALFIAYGPIENPAYAIALIVEHGGGGSAVAAPIARDIMREVLLKDPCGLTGGQPVLAELKKDA, encoded by the coding sequence ATGGACATCAAGGGTGAACGTTACCGCAAGCTGACGCGCCGGGCGTTGATCCTGGGCGGCGCGCAATTGCTGGGAGTCGGCGCACTCGTCGGGCGCATGGTGCATTTGCAAATCCTCAAGGCCGACGAATACAAGATGCTGGCCGAGGAAAACCGGATCGACCTGCGGCTGATCAGTCCGCTGAGGGGACGCATCCTGGATCGACATGGCCACGAGATGGCCAACAACCAGTTGAATTACCGGGTCTCGGTGATCCCGGAACAGACCAATGATTTCAAGGACACGCTGGCCCGCCTGTCCGATGTGATCGCCATGCCGCCGGAGAAGGTCGAGGCGGTCATCCGTCAGGCCGCCCGCTCGCGGCGTTTTCTGCCGCTAACCGTGTCGGACAATCTGAGCTGGGAGGAGTTCGCGCGGGTCAACAGCATCGTGCCGGAGTTGCCCGGCGTGCAGCCCGACGCCGGCCGCAGCCGCTTCTACCCGTATCCGGCCGAGTTCGCTCTGCTGGTCGGCTATGTGGGGCAGGTGACCGATGAAGACCTGAAAAAACTGCCCAACGATCCCCTCTACATGCTGCCGGATTTCCGGATCGGCAAGCGCGGCCTCGAGGCCTATCACGAAAAGCGACTGCGCGGTGTCGCCGGCTTGCGACGGGTCGAGGTCAACGCACTGGGCCGGGAGGTCCGCGAACTTTCGCGAGAAGATGGAGTCGCTGGAAAGGATCTGGTCACCACCATCGACGCCGACATCCAGCGCTTCGCCATGCAACGCATGGGCGAGGAAAGCGCTGCTGCGGTGGTGATGAACATCCATTCCGGCGAGGTATTGGCGATGGCCTCGGCGCCTGGCTACGACCCTAACGATTTCAATTTCGGCATCAAGACGTCTACTTGGAAGGCGCTGCTGAAAGATCCACGCAAGCCGCTCCTTAACAAGGCGGTACAGGGCCAGTTCCCGCCGGGTTCGACCTTCAAGCCGGTCGTGGTGATGGCCGCGCTCGAGGCGGGTGCGATCGACGCCAATACCAAGGTGTTTTGCCCAGGCCATATGAATTTCGGCGGCCGCAAGTTCCATTGCTGGAAGAAGGGCGGCCACGGCACAGTGGATATGATCAGCGCCGTCGAGCAGTCCTGTGACGTCTTTTTCTATGAAATCGCTCGCCGGATCGGCGTCGACACCATCGCCGACATGGCCAACCGGTTCGGCCTCGGGCACCGGCACGGGATAGAGATCGACCATGAAGCCGCTGGTCTCGTGCCCACGCGCGCCTGGAAGGCCACCCGGCGCCGGGACAGGAAGTGGCACGATGGTGAAACCCTCAGTGTCTCAATCGGCCAAGGCTACATGCTGTCCACGCCGCTGCAGTTGGCGGTGATGACGTCGCGCATCGCCAATGGCGGTTACGCGGTGACCCCGACGCTGGTCAAGGACAAGGCGAAATCCGGACCGGCCGCAGTCAATTTCCCATCGGTCGGCGTCGCGTCCGAGATCGTGAAGGCGGGACAGCATGGCATGATCGCCGTGGTCGAAGGCGGCCGCGGCACGGCACGTATTGCCCGCATCCGCGAATGGCCGCGGGGGCTGGCCGGCAAGACCGGGACCTCGCAGGTGCGCGTCATCACGGCGGCCCAGCGCGCCGGCGGCGTGCCCAAGAACGAAAGCCGCCCGTGGGAGGAACGGGACCACGCCCTGTTCATCGCCTATGGGCCCATCGAAAATCCGGCCTATGCCATCGCGCTTATCGTTGAGCATGGCGGCGGCGGATCTGCCGTGGCCGCACCCATTGCCCGCGACATCATGCGCGAGGTTCTGCTGAAGGACCCGTGCGGCCTGACCGGCGGCCAGCCGGTGCTGGCGGAGTTGAAAAAGGATGCCTGA